One Panicum virgatum strain AP13 chromosome 9K, P.virgatum_v5, whole genome shotgun sequence genomic region harbors:
- the LOC120647214 gene encoding uncharacterized protein LOC120647214, translated as MTSYLRQFMYLVVDGKRPRILDLHCIDMSRFFTQRSPLIGEAVDARLPCSKMTFCAPSSEHCSGTMHFTLLGRDKVLATDQTGRASIYDAGLHALCTTPALSKPKHRPLHVAIGDRLYVLDSTQNDVVSESEPSFEVIAYESVRAPDGFQYNDWHCHSLPMPPCRPTNISSYAVVGNSDIWVSADDEGTYSFDTSGGAWVKKGDWTLPFRGLAHYVSEYKLWFGLSSKNNIFSAFDLTRQQSPPVLLNVLEDIGPQKKWLPITSFLVHLGSTRFCIARLFCIDDDDRKKKLAVFTVVEVEPLCETSKGLRMVKCKSLCYKLRDNILNHFVF; from the coding sequence ATGACGAGCTATCTACGGCAGTTTATGTATCTGGTGGTGGATGGCAAGAGGCCCCGCATTTTGGACCTGCACTGCATCGACATGTCGCGCTTCTTCACTCAGAGATCGCCGCTGATTGGGGAGGCTGTGGACGCTCGGCTGCCTTGCTCCAAGATGACCTTCTGTGCCCCCTCGTCGGAGCACTGCAGTGGCACCATGCACTTCACCCTCCTTGGCCGCGATAAGGTGCTCGCCACGGACCAGACAGGCCGCGCCTCCATCTACGACGCCGGTTTGCACGCCTTGTGCACGACGCCCGCCCTCAGCAAACCGAAGCACCGCCCTCTGCACGTCGCTATTGGGGACAGACTCTACGTCCTCGACTCGACTCAAAATGATGTTGTCAGTGAGAGTGAGCCCTCCTTTGAGGTTATTGCCTACGAGAGCGTCCGCGCTCCAGACGGCTTCCAGTACAATGACTGGCATTGCCACTCTCTTCCAATGCCGCCCTGCCGCCCCACCAACATCAGCTCCTATGCTGTGGTTGGCAACTCGGACATTTGGGTGTCCGCGGATGATGAGGGCACCTATTCATTTGACACATCAGGCGGGGCTTGGGTCAAGAAGGGAGACTGGACCCTGCCCTTCCGGGGCCTTGCACACTACGTCTCTGAGTACAAGCTCTGGTTTGGCCTCtccagcaagaacaacatttTCAGCGCCTTCGACCTCACCAGGCAGCAGTCGCCTCCTGTCCTCCTCAATGTCTTGGAAGACATTGGACCACAGAAGAAATGGCTCCCAATTACATCCTTTCTAGTGCACCTGGGCAGCACCAGATTTTGCATTGCCAGATTGTTCTGCATAGATGACGATGATCGCAAGAAGAAGCTTGCTGTTTTCACTGTCGTGGAGGTAGAGCCTCTTTGCGAGACTAGCAAGGGACTTCGGATGGTAAAATGCAAATCTCTATGTTACAAACTACGCGACAACATCCTCAACCATTTCGTGTTTTAA